The Planctellipticum variicoloris DNA window GCGACGATCTGTGCCACGACCTCCTGAACCTCTGCCGTTCCGAGCGGCAGCCAGGCCTCGCCGACCAGCTCGCCGCCGAGCCCCTTCAGATGATCCTTGATGATCTCGCCGGCGGCCCGCGGAAACACGTAGTCGGATCCGACGTGAAAGAACCGCGTCTTCTTCAGATCCCGAGCGGCCCAGGTCACTGCGGGGAGGATCTGCTGATTCGGAGCGGCCCCCGTGTAGAAGACCTGCGGAGATTCCTCCAGACCCTCGTACTGCAGCGGATAAATCAGCAGATGACCGGCTTCTTCGATCAGCGGCACCACTCGCTTGCGGCTCGCAGACGTCCAGCAGCCGAAAATCGTCCCCAGCCCCTCGTTTTCAATCAGCCGGCGGGCCTCGCGGGCGAAGACTTCTTCGTCCGACTGGCCATCGGCCACCACCGCTTCCACCGGACGCCCCAGCAGACCGCCGGCGGCATTGATCTCTCCGATCGCCAGTTGCACGGCGTCGACGACCGGGGATTCGCTCGTCGCCATCGTCCCGCTGAGCGAGTGCAGCACCCCGACTCGCAGTGGCAGTCCCGTCGGAGCAACGACCGCGGCGCCTGCGCCTGCAGCTCCATTCACACCTGCCGCGGCTCCGTCGCCCCGCATGCGGTGCAGCCAGAGTCCCCCCGCCAGCAGCACGACGCAGGCCGACGCCGTGAGCAGCCAGGCGGTGGGGACGCTGCGAGCGGGCGACGCGACCGGCGTCGCCGGCAGGCCCAGCCGACTTCCGGCCCCGCTCGGCAGGAAGATCTGCCCGGCTCCCGACAGGGTCGCGATCACCGCTTCCAGATCGGCCAGAAGCTCATCGGCGGACTGGTAGCGATCTTCGGGCAGCTTCGCCGTCGCCTTCTGCACGATGGCGGCGCATGCGTCGGGCACCGACGGATTGATCGACCGCGGATTCGGAGGCGCCGAATGGCAGTGCGCGTACATGACCTGCATCGAACTCCCCGCCGACTGATACGGACTCTGTCCGGTCAGCAGGCTGAAGTAAGTCGCTCCCAGCGAATAGACGTCGCTGCGCGCATCGACCGGCCGTGACTGGCACTGCTCAGGACTCATGTAGTAGGGAGTGCCGACGACCCGTCCGGCCTGCGTGAGCTGCAGGTCGTGGACGCCTCCCTTGGCCAACCCGAAATCGGCCACTTTGACCACGCCGTCCGTCGACCGCAGCAGATTGGCCGGCTTGATGTCCCGGTGAATCAATCCCGCGGCATGAGCCGCCGCCACTCCGCGCGTCGCATCTGCCATCAGTTGCGTCGCTTCCAGCACGGGCAGCGCGCCGCGCTTCGAGATCTCGTCGGCGAGGTTCCCGCCGCCGACGTATTCCATCACCAGGTAGTTCGTCCCCTCGTCCTCGCCGATTTCGTAGATGCCGACCGTATGCGGGTGCGTCAGCTTCCCGGCGGCGCGGGCCTCAGCGACAAAGCGAGCCTTGATTTCCGGATCATTGGCAATTGCATCGGGCAGGATCTTGATCGCGACATCGCGTTCGATGACCGTGTCATGTCCGAGGCAGACGACCCCCATCCCCCCCGATCCGAGAAACTGCCGGATCTCGTACCTCCCCAGCCGACTCTTGAGAGTTGCTGGCGCAGAAGCCGACGTCGGCTGCCCCGCCCCTGCCCCAGCCGTCGACGTGTTCAATCCGGGCGCAATCAACGTCCGGCTGTTTTCCTCAGCCGACGGCAGTTCGGGCGTCCGAGGGCGAGGGAGGGGGTCGCTGGTCATTCCAGATCTCAATTCACGTGACGGATTTGGTCACATGAAGTATGGCACAGGAACCGAAATCGCGCGGAGTGGTTCCGCAAGGCCGCGGCAAACCCGTTTCGTGACAGTGTAAGTCTCTGATGAGACGTTAGTTGCGAGATCGAAGATTCTAGCAGATGCCATGTCTGGCGGGGAGTTTGTCCCCAGACAGCATTTCTGATGTCGCACGCTCTAGAACTTGTACCCCGCCGCGTTGGCGATCAGGGCCAGGCTGATGCCGCCGTAGCCGATCGCCGCCAGCACCAAAGCGCAGCGCCGCCACCAGGCAGGCCGGCATTCGGGAGGCAGGAAGCGGGTATTCACCCGCAGGATCTGGATCGCCGCCACGGCCATGATCGGACTGGCAACGATTCCCAGCACGGCGAATAGCTGCAGAACGCTCCCCAGGTGGATCGCAAACACCGCCCAGGCCGTCACGAGCAGGAGCAGCACGGCATAAATTCGACTCGCCGGCCACCTCTGAAACCGCGGTGATGCCCCCCACAGAATGTCGGCGGAAGTGCGAATCAAACAGTCGGTGTTGCCCAGGTGCGTCGAGAACAGAATCCAGAATCCGTTCAGCAGCGTCAGCAGCCACAACCCCTGCCAGACATGGTCGGACAGGTATTGAGCCTGGAACACCCCCAGTTCCTCCTTCTGAATCTGATTGCTGCCGACTATGGCCCGGGCCAGGTTCACGTTGAGAAACATGCCGACCGCGCAACCAATGCCCCACAGAAGCTGCTGGTCGATCCGCGAATACGCCCACCAGATGCGCCAGCGTTGCATGTTCTCAGGAGTGGGCGGAAAGACGGCGCCTGTGGGCTGCAGCTCCTGGTGCCCGTGCGCCAGGGCGCTGCCGATCCCTCCGGAAAGGGCGCCCATGCCGAAGCCTTTGTCGCGAAACCAGTTGGAAATGGCGAGATTCCCCAGCCCGCCCGACCCCGCCGTCGCCGCGAACAACCCCAGCAGCACAATGTTCATCCCCGCCGGCAGCGCGCGGAACTCAAAGAACCCCCGAATCGTGCTCCACCAGATCTCCGCAGGAACCACGAGGAGGTTGGCGATCAGCAGGAAGACAAAGATAAACCCGATCATCATCCACGACAGCCGCTCCAGCACCCGTTCGATGCTCTTGCCCGAGAGCAGAATGGCCACGCAGACGAGGATGACGCCAATGCCGATCCAGTTCATCGCCTGCGTATCCAGCGCTCCCTGAACGGTGGAGGCATTGGCAGGCATCCGCCGCGCATAGGCCGAGAACAGCACCGTGGCGCAGCCCGCCGCAATGGCCGGCGTTGCAAGCTGGGCCGCCCCGATCGCCAGGTAGAACGGCGCCCAGAGCGCGGGGCCGGGCTTGAGCCGCATGACGCCGGTCAGGATCGGCTCGCCCGTGTAGAGCGTGTACCGCACCGCTTCGAGATTAAACAGCGATTGCAGAATGATCGCGATCGTCGCAATCCACAGAATCCCCGGCCCGTAATTGACCGCCATCAGCGGTCCCACAATCCACTCCCCGCCTCCGATCGAACCGGCCAACAGGATCGCCCCCGGGCCGATCGTTTTCAGCGTGTTTCGAAACGTCAGAGGCAGCGGCTCCGGCAGGTCGGCGACGCGCCACGGAGGAAGGCAGCCGTGATCGGCCCCGGGAGCACCGGCGGAAGAGTCCGTCATCAGGTTGTCACTTCGCTGGAGGTCATTCAGAGGGGGAGTGCGGACCTACCCAGGCTCAACGGGCCTCGGTCGCCTGCATGAGGCCCCGAATATACCCCCACGCGAACAGCCGGCCCAGCATGGTGTAGCCCGGTTCTCCCTCTTCGCCGACATATTGCGGCACATGATCGGGCCGCAGCGTCCCGGCGAAGCCGATTTCGCGATACGCCCGCATCGCCGCAGCCATGTCGGTCGGGCCATTGTCGTGAAAGGTCTCGCGGAAGTCTTCGGGCGTCCCCGCCACGTCGCGGAAGTGAACGTACTTGATGTGCGGCCCCAAGCGCCGGATCGCCGCCGGAATGTCGACGTTCATCGTCGCAAACGAGCCCTGACAGAAACAGATCCCGTTTCGCGGGCTCGGCGCAAGACCGATCAGCCGCTCGAAACTCTCGACCGAGTTCATGATCCGCGCCCGACCCAGCAGTTCCGGCAGCGGGGGATCATCGGGATGCATCGCCAGATCCACCCCCGCCCGCTCCGCCACTGGCAGCAGCTCGTTCAGAAAACGTTCCAGGTTCCCCCAGAGCTGCTCCGCCGTCACCCGACCGGCCGCAGTGACAGTCGTCGACGAATTGAGTGAGACCGCCTGCTCGACCTCCTTCAGCCGGAAGGCCGTGACCCGCGCGCCCCCCCGCTCCGGCGCATCCATCTGCGTGCGGACCCAGTCAGTCCCCGCCATGAAGTTGTAGCAGAGCAGGTTGACCCCCGCGTCACCCATCTCCTTGAGAAGGTCTTTCATCGCGGCCAGGTCGGTCCCGTCGTCGGTCCCCACCTTCAGTCGCTCGATCGGCAGGTACCCTTCGACCACCGGCACGGTCAGTCCAAACGCCTCGGCCTGTCGCTGAATCGTCCGCAACCCGCGCGCCCTCAGATCGGTATACCGCGCGACCAGATCGGTCACGCCGCATTGCGCCGCCAGTTGCAGATTCTCATCGGTGACCGGCGTCAACACCGTTCCGAGACGCATGAAAACTCCTCAGAGCGCGAGCGAAAAACAGGAGTCGCCCCAGCGCATCGCGCCACGAGACCGACCATTGCGGCGCAGTATGGAGCATTCGCAACGCTTCGGCCAGCGATTCATCGCCCTGACGACGCAACCCACCCCCTCGCGCCTTCCCGCTCAGTCGGCTGACGGAGATTCCTTGGCCGGTGTCGGCGCGAGCCATTCCGGTTCCAGAAACTCCTTCCGGATTCGCTCCTTGTCCGCCGTTAGAAACGGGCCGTGGTCCCGAGTCCAGTACTCGTAGAGCCTGGCCCGCAAGGCGGCATCCGTGATCTTAAAAACGCCCGCTTTCTCCTGCGCTTCCATCCAGCGTCGCATGGCGTCAAACGCTTCCAGGCCTGCCTGCTGCCAAAGAATTCGACCTTCGCCGTAGTTCTCGTACAAGTGCTTCTGCAACTTCCAGTTGTTGAGCGCGAACCGGGCGAAACCGTCGTCGGAAGGGAGCCGGAGCTGGCTTCTCAGGCGGCGGTGATCCATTTCCAGCTTTTGCTGGTCTTCCTCTGGCAGTCCAGGAGTCGCAAGCTGCGTCTCGATCGTCCGCATCTGCTCGCGGAGCTTCGCCTCGCCCCCGGCCGCCTCAAGGCGCTCGCGATGCTTGCGGTCGAAGTACTCCCCGGCCACCTGGATTTCCGCCTCCGTCGGCGCAATCTCGGCCTGGTGCGTCTCGCGATACCGCTCCAGAGCCGCCCCCAGAAAGACGTTGTGCAGCGTCGCGTCGGTGACTTCATCGCGAAAGACCGGCTTGCCGCCGACTTCGCCAATCTGTTCTCGCTTGATCGGCGGCGGCCCGGTCACCGCGACTTTCACCCCGAAAACCTCCGGCATGAGCACGATTGTCCCCAGGTCATTCCCGCCAGGGGCGATCACTCGCTTGAACTGCCCCTGCGGCCAGTGCCGCACGTAACCCGCCCGCTCGTGCCAGACACGGAACTCCCATTCGCCCGGCGGCAGCTCCGGCAGCGTGAACGAGCCGTCCGCCTGACTCACCGCCACGTACGGATTGCCGTGAATCATCAGTAAGCCGCCGGCCCAGGGACCCAGGTCCGAGCGAAAACGACTCGGGTACGGCTCTGCCGCCCGGAAGCTGATCGGCGGCGGTTGCTCGTCCGACTTGGCCGGCAACAGCATGTTCACCGGGCTGTTGAGCGCCCGCGAGAACTCCGCATGAAAGTTGAACGGCACCGGATCGAGGTTCTCGACGACCACCGGCTGCCCGACCGTCGCGACAGTCATCCGCGGCGAGAAGTGGCCGTCCTGCAGCCGGATCGTCACCGGCCGCTGCGCCAGATCCGCTGGCGGCGTCCAGGGAACGTCTTTGCTCGTGACCCAGACCACGACGTTGGCGACGCCGCCCGATTTGTCGACCAGCAGCGACGAATCCAGCGTGCTCGGCCGGATGTTGTGCTTCAGAAAGTTCCGATAGGTCGCTTCGACGCCGGAAAACCGACCATCCGGCCCAAGCGGCTGCCGCTGAGTGACGTCGATCTCCGCGAACTGCGGCCACGCGTCCTTGCGAGGCGGAGCTTCGCCCTCGTAGACAAACCGACCGGTGAGGGTCGCCCGAGGCGGGGCGGCCGGGCGGTCTGACGGATTCTTCGCGTCGTCGATGGCAGCCGTTTGAGTCTGCACCGTCAACGTCACCTCCCCCGATTCCGGCTTTGGCTCATCGGCCGCTCGGATCCGCTCCGAACCATTCGCCGCGCGAACTCGCAATCGCAACGTCTGCCCCGGTTTCGCATCGAGAATCCGGCCGACCGGTTTGTCGACTTCCCCCCCAATCCCGATCTCAAACGGCACGCGCAGCGCGTACGCTTCCCCCGCCTCAAGCCCACTTTTGATGGCGCCGGCAATCCATTGCGGCCCCGACCACTCTTCATGCCCGTTCCGCACGGCAACCCTGGCTCCCGTCTGATCGATCACCGTGAAATCTTCAATCACCGGCCACGTGATGTTCATGAACGTCAGGTCGTCAATCGCCTTCCGCCCCTCGTTCCGGACGAACAGCCGTAATTGCACGCGATCGCCAATCTGGTACTGCGCCTTCCGCGGCGACAGAAACAGGCCCAGCGACAAGCCATCGGCATCTGGCTTGCCCCACGCCACCTGCTCCGGATCGATCTTTTCCTCGCCGAGCACCGTGTGACGGATCGAAAAACCGACCGTCCCGGCCCGCTCCAGCGCCGGCATGATCAGCCGGATCGACCACAGCCGGCTCGTCGTGAAAGCGTCCGACTGGACGCCGGTCAGCACTTCGAGTTTCGCCCCCTCAGGCAGCCGGCGAGACTTCGCGACGGCCTTGAAGGCCGCGAACTCCCGCTCGCTGACGTCCTTTGCGTCCCGCTTCCAGTCGCTCCGCTGAATCGCCGCGACGACTTCCTCTTCGGTCAGCGGCGGCTGCTCCTGGCCGCGACCTCGCTGCTTGTTTTCCACATTGAAGTCGCGCACGGCGTCGACCAGCGAAACGCTTTGATCGGCAGCGGGTTTTTCTCCGGCGTCGAGCACCCGTTCGACAACCGTAATTTTCTGCTCCCCCGTCGACAACTCGCCAATCCACTCGCTTTTCCCCGGCACGTAGCGATGACGTTCGTTGTCGAGGTTTCCGAAGCGAATTGTGCACCGCATCGTGTGATGCCCCGGGACCGCCTTGACCGAATATCCGAGTCGCCGTTTCGCCGGGTCAACCGGGGCGGAAGTCAGATTCACCGCGGGCATCGTCAGAAGCTGACGCTCGCCCGGCTTCAGCCGCCAGTAGCTGCGAATGTGCAGAGTCGAAGCGTGCAAGTTTTCAATGTCGACCGGTCGTCCATGCTGGTCGAGCATTTCCAGGCCGCGGGCCATCTCCTGCCCGACGACATATCCGCTGAGCTTGATCTCGCGGTCGCTGACATTCTCCACCACCACCAGATACTGCAATTCGTCCCCCGACAGCGCCGTGATGTGCGTTGGCAATGGCTTGTCGGTCGGCAATTGCTGCCACTTGCTCCAGTCAATACCGTCACTCGGCACCAGCCCCAGCCGCAGACCGTCGAGCGGCGGACCCCACAAGGCCTCGGGAATCTTCGCCTTCAACCCCGGCTGCAGATACGTAACCGACTCGTACGCCGAGTCGGCCACGGCGTCGTTGGTCGCGTCAATTGCCGCTTCGGCCGCGGCGACAATCTCACGCATCCTGGCGGCGACATCGGTCAATTCGGGCCTGCGAAACGCTTCGGCCTCATCGCGCAGCGCCTCGCGAACTCTCCCCAGCGACTCGATGCGCTCGAACCGCCGTGGATCTTGCTCCGTGTACCGGACCGCCGACCCGGCGACGGGATCTCCCGCGTCGGGGCCGGTGGTCTCGACAATCAGTTCCGGTTCGATCAATCGCCACGCCCGGCGGATCAGTTCCGGTTCGCCCGTACGGAACATCAACGTCAGCCGGTAGCGCGGATCGCCGCCGGTCGCTCCCGGTTTCAACTGCTCGCGGAACAGCTCCTCCAGATTCAACAGCTCGAACGGATCCCCCTCGATCGGCCCGTACATCCGCTCGTGCTGCCAGGTTCCATCGGGCCGGTGGTTGATGTAGAAGTGGCCGCTCCCGGCCGGATATTTCAGCCAGATGTTCTCAGCCAGGGGCATCAGGAACACGTTCTTCGGCCGCCGCCAGGGCTCGGCAGGGTCCGAGCCGGGAACCAGCAGCTCGGGCGTCTGCTGCTCGGGCGACAGCCGCGTCGCCTCCGAATAGTGCCGCACGGCCGCCCGGGAAAGATCGAGCCCGCGCACGTCTTCCGGTCGGGGGCGAGGGAAGTCGGCCGTTGCCTGGACTGTCTCCACCGACACCTTCACGTCACTTTCAGTCCCGGGTTCCAGACTCACCCCCTGGAACGTCACCCAGTGCCGATACGGCCGCAGCCGGTATTCGAAGCGGGCGAGTTGTTTGCCGGCGGGGAGAGGTTGGGCCAGACCCCATTCCGTTTCAACCGGGCTGTCGTCGACGCTGCCCTGGCTGATCCAGTTCGTGACCCAGTGCTCTCCGCCTTCGGTGTCGATCCCGCGAATCTCGAACGCATACAGGCGATCGCGCCGGACGGGCTGACTGAGGACTAACGCCAGTCTTTGTGAATCCTTCTCGCTCGGTCCTACGCGCTGCAGTTGAACTCGTGCGTAGCTCGCCGGATACAGATCTCCCGGCGTCAGAGGATTGAGCACCTCCCCCGTCGGGCTCACCTGCAGCCACTTCCCCCACGGTTCCGTGGTCAACCCGACCCGGACTTCGTCCGCCGGCGGATCAAACTTGGCGCCAGGGAACTTCGACTCATCGCGAAGTCGTCCCGAGATCCGCACACGATACGGTTCCCTGACCGGATCGTGCGAATAGCTGGCTCCGTTGGTGGGAAGCGCGTAACTGAACGACGGCAGAGTCTTCAATCCTTGAAACTCAAACATAAAATCACGGGCATTCGCATCCACCGGGACATCGGCGGGTTTTGACCTCCCGTCCACCGAATTGCCCGGACCGCGGCTGTACAGGACCATCCCCGTCGGCCACTCCGGCACATCCTCGAGGGGCAATCCATCCGGCCTCCAGCCCTCTTTCGCCGGAGCCGTGTTCTTCGTAATTCCCACGAACGACACCTTCACCCCGTCCGGCAGCGTCGCGGAGTAGCGCCCCGGCTTCGGCGCCGGCAGCGATTCCGTCGAAACCTTCACCTCCGTCTTTTGCCCCGGCTCCAGCGAAACATTCTCGAACGTCGCCCAGTGCCGATACGGCTTGACACGGGATTCGAAGCGGGCAATCCGGTTCCGCGGAAGCCTGAACGTG harbors:
- a CDS encoding Nramp family divalent metal transporter; translation: MTDSSAGAPGADHGCLPPWRVADLPEPLPLTFRNTLKTIGPGAILLAGSIGGGEWIVGPLMAVNYGPGILWIATIAIILQSLFNLEAVRYTLYTGEPILTGVMRLKPGPALWAPFYLAIGAAQLATPAIAAGCATVLFSAYARRMPANASTVQGALDTQAMNWIGIGVILVCVAILLSGKSIERVLERLSWMMIGFIFVFLLIANLLVVPAEIWWSTIRGFFEFRALPAGMNIVLLGLFAATAGSGGLGNLAISNWFRDKGFGMGALSGGIGSALAHGHQELQPTGAVFPPTPENMQRWRIWWAYSRIDQQLLWGIGCAVGMFLNVNLARAIVGSNQIQKEELGVFQAQYLSDHVWQGLWLLTLLNGFWILFSTHLGNTDCLIRTSADILWGASPRFQRWPASRIYAVLLLLVTAWAVFAIHLGSVLQLFAVLGIVASPIMAVAAIQILRVNTRFLPPECRPAWWRRCALVLAAIGYGGISLALIANAAGYKF
- a CDS encoding mannonate dehydratase, translating into MRLGTVLTPVTDENLQLAAQCGVTDLVARYTDLRARGLRTIQRQAEAFGLTVPVVEGYLPIERLKVGTDDGTDLAAMKDLLKEMGDAGVNLLCYNFMAGTDWVRTQMDAPERGGARVTAFRLKEVEQAVSLNSSTTVTAAGRVTAEQLWGNLERFLNELLPVAERAGVDLAMHPDDPPLPELLGRARIMNSVESFERLIGLAPSPRNGICFCQGSFATMNVDIPAAIRRLGPHIKYVHFRDVAGTPEDFRETFHDNGPTDMAAAMRAYREIGFAGTLRPDHVPQYVGEEGEPGYTMLGRLFAWGYIRGLMQATEAR
- a CDS encoding M56 family metallopeptidase; the encoded protein is MNPLLSIRELASDVLVERLGWVLVHSLWQFTLIAFVAAIVVRLLGRSRAAARYTVLVGAMAAIVVGPVVTWFLQPEGVAIAEVAPDVAEAPIATDAAPVAARMNALGGEPADAALAVNLPAEELPATPASRAIPEVPVAAPPPLTWAESVELTLRPWLAWIVVGWSLGVVLCSLRPLMGWHALCRLRRVGVSPVGEEISAALRRVAGQLGLRRVVQVLQSKLVQTPVLVGYFRPAILLPVGLATGLPIAQLEAILAHELAHVRRHDFVVNLLQTLVETLCFYHPAVWWLSRQIRVEREHCCDDLVVGLLGNRVEYGRALLAVEELRGTSSVLALGMADGVLLSRVRRLFGGDRAAARFTDRWPAALVSLAGVGFALVLGLVWHRAAVDDGERPSTPVIAMLPGDITVELVGVSFHPSKDKTWWKADGSPIERPRGLRRGGGEMIPASDRYRGFLIEVRGLTPEQSLATEFLASGGGATFDFEGLRRHEHAAGPFQSQTTTVKVRVATDPFGPTLTIDKNGIPVGGAEIPNELKAIYARFVPKQVATFGGSTDLVVQNNGEKDQQISDVARVDLVAIDLDGQRHQPNSYGVRVGEWRWGFTGLLPDRIDHFEYRLQPYRHFVTFENISLEPGRKTEVKVSVESLPEPVIAKLPGDIAVELVGVSSHPSKDKPWWKPDGRPLEPRPTLEGGFSVMSGSPEQPRCREFLIHIRGLPREHAVTTDYGPVSAATGSSYSNGLWVGEHGAGPFKSDTTSVRVGLTTEPYGPTVEIDITGTRQPAELPADLQPFYDRIVPLRVEEVDGQTELILDGKASNNLFKEAAWELHAVDVDGEKHRRSSESVTRSGERHFTFRLPRNRIARFESRVKPYRHWATFENVSLEPGQKTEVKVSTESLPAPKPGRYSATLPDGVKVSFVGITKNTAPAKEGWRPDGLPLEDVPEWPTGMVLYSRGPGNSVDGRSKPADVPVDANARDFMFEFQGLKTLPSFSYALPTNGASYSHDPVREPYRVRISGRLRDESKFPGAKFDPPADEVRVGLTTEPWGKWLQVSPTGEVLNPLTPGDLYPASYARVQLQRVGPSEKDSQRLALVLSQPVRRDRLYAFEIRGIDTEGGEHWVTNWISQGSVDDSPVETEWGLAQPLPAGKQLARFEYRLRPYRHWVTFQGVSLEPGTESDVKVSVETVQATADFPRPRPEDVRGLDLSRAAVRHYSEATRLSPEQQTPELLVPGSDPAEPWRRPKNVFLMPLAENIWLKYPAGSGHFYINHRPDGTWQHERMYGPIEGDPFELLNLEELFREQLKPGATGGDPRYRLTLMFRTGEPELIRRAWRLIEPELIVETTGPDAGDPVAGSAVRYTEQDPRRFERIESLGRVREALRDEAEAFRRPELTDVAARMREIVAAAEAAIDATNDAVADSAYESVTYLQPGLKAKIPEALWGPPLDGLRLGLVPSDGIDWSKWQQLPTDKPLPTHITALSGDELQYLVVVENVSDREIKLSGYVVGQEMARGLEMLDQHGRPVDIENLHASTLHIRSYWRLKPGERQLLTMPAVNLTSAPVDPAKRRLGYSVKAVPGHHTMRCTIRFGNLDNERHRYVPGKSEWIGELSTGEQKITVVERVLDAGEKPAADQSVSLVDAVRDFNVENKQRGRGQEQPPLTEEEVVAAIQRSDWKRDAKDVSEREFAAFKAVAKSRRLPEGAKLEVLTGVQSDAFTTSRLWSIRLIMPALERAGTVGFSIRHTVLGEEKIDPEQVAWGKPDADGLSLGLFLSPRKAQYQIGDRVQLRLFVRNEGRKAIDDLTFMNITWPVIEDFTVIDQTGARVAVRNGHEEWSGPQWIAGAIKSGLEAGEAYALRVPFEIGIGGEVDKPVGRILDAKPGQTLRLRVRAANGSERIRAADEPKPESGEVTLTVQTQTAAIDDAKNPSDRPAAPPRATLTGRFVYEGEAPPRKDAWPQFAEIDVTQRQPLGPDGRFSGVEATYRNFLKHNIRPSTLDSSLLVDKSGGVANVVVWVTSKDVPWTPPADLAQRPVTIRLQDGHFSPRMTVATVGQPVVVENLDPVPFNFHAEFSRALNSPVNMLLPAKSDEQPPPISFRAAEPYPSRFRSDLGPWAGGLLMIHGNPYVAVSQADGSFTLPELPPGEWEFRVWHERAGYVRHWPQGQFKRVIAPGGNDLGTIVLMPEVFGVKVAVTGPPPIKREQIGEVGGKPVFRDEVTDATLHNVFLGAALERYRETHQAEIAPTEAEIQVAGEYFDRKHRERLEAAGGEAKLREQMRTIETQLATPGLPEEDQQKLEMDHRRLRSQLRLPSDDGFARFALNNWKLQKHLYENYGEGRILWQQAGLEAFDAMRRWMEAQEKAGVFKITDAALRARLYEYWTRDHGPFLTADKERIRKEFLEPEWLAPTPAKESPSAD
- a CDS encoding transporter substrate-binding protein; protein product: MTSDPLPRPRTPELPSAEENSRTLIAPGLNTSTAGAGAGQPTSASAPATLKSRLGRYEIRQFLGSGGMGVVCLGHDTVIERDVAIKILPDAIANDPEIKARFVAEARAAGKLTHPHTVGIYEIGEDEGTNYLVMEYVGGGNLADEISKRGALPVLEATQLMADATRGVAAAHAAGLIHRDIKPANLLRSTDGVVKVADFGLAKGGVHDLQLTQAGRVVGTPYYMSPEQCQSRPVDARSDVYSLGATYFSLLTGQSPYQSAGSSMQVMYAHCHSAPPNPRSINPSVPDACAAIVQKATAKLPEDRYQSADELLADLEAVIATLSGAGQIFLPSGAGSRLGLPATPVASPARSVPTAWLLTASACVVLLAGGLWLHRMRGDGAAAGVNGAAGAGAAVVAPTGLPLRVGVLHSLSGTMATSESPVVDAVQLAIGEINAAGGLLGRPVEAVVADGQSDEEVFAREARRLIENEGLGTIFGCWTSASRKRVVPLIEEAGHLLIYPLQYEGLEESPQVFYTGAAPNQQILPAVTWAARDLKKTRFFHVGSDYVFPRAAGEIIKDHLKGLGGELVGEAWLPLGTAEVQEVVAQIVASKPDVLLNTINGDTNVAFFRALRKAGVTSEMMPTISFSVGEEELRHLRVGDMVGDYAAWDYFQSIDTPENAAFLEAFRGRFGAQRLVTDPMEAAYIGVKLWAQAVREAGSDAPNEIRRTLKNQRLSAPEGPVRVDPATQHLIRSARIGRIQADGQFGIVWTSPEPVIPQPFPATRTTVEWRGFLTDLQNGWDGKWSAPSER